From a region of the Lentilactobacillus curieae genome:
- the purQ gene encoding phosphoribosylformylglycinamidine synthase subunit PurQ yields MRFAILSFPGSNCEYDLLHAITDVMGETGELVSYKGGSLNEFDAVLIPGGFSYGDYLRGGAIARFSPIITELIKFARTGKPIVGICNGFQILTEAGLLPGTLLTNKTAKFICKPVKLQVQNNQTMFTSEYQFGEEIELPIAHGEGNYFCDATTLKELEENNQIAFKYAENPNGSVDDIAGIVSKSGNVLGMMPHPERAVEELLGSTDGIRLFKSMIENVMSRGIVYD; encoded by the coding sequence ATGAGGTTTGCAATTTTAAGTTTTCCAGGCTCAAACTGTGAGTATGATTTACTCCATGCAATTACTGATGTGATGGGGGAAACGGGAGAACTAGTTTCATACAAAGGTGGTTCTCTTAACGAATTTGATGCAGTGCTGATTCCAGGTGGGTTCTCATACGGAGATTATTTACGGGGTGGCGCAATTGCTCGTTTTTCACCAATTATTACTGAGTTGATTAAATTTGCCAGAACTGGAAAACCAATCGTGGGAATTTGTAACGGATTTCAAATTTTAACGGAAGCTGGTTTATTGCCAGGAACGTTGTTAACCAATAAAACGGCCAAGTTTATCTGTAAGCCAGTTAAACTTCAAGTTCAAAATAACCAAACAATGTTTACTAGTGAGTATCAGTTTGGTGAAGAAATTGAATTGCCAATTGCTCACGGAGAGGGAAATTATTTTTGCGATGCAACTACCTTAAAAGAGCTTGAAGAAAATAATCAAATAGCATTTAAATACGCGGAAAACCCTAATGGTAGTGTCGATGATATTGCCGGAATTGTTAGCAAAAGTGGCAACGTATTAGGGATGATGCCTCATCCTGAACGAGCTGTTGAAGAGTTACTTGGTTCCACTGATGGAATCAGATTGTTTAAGTCGATGATTGAAAACGTAATGAGTAGAGGAATTGTCTATGATTAA
- the purS gene encoding phosphoribosylformylglycinamidine synthase subunit PurS — MYLAKIYVNYKQSILNPEAQAIKGAIINRLGYDEVNDLKLGKYFELTIDGVKNKDEAAKKTDEICDQLLANVNMETYKYEIEELEAAK; from the coding sequence ATGTATCTGGCAAAAATCTACGTAAATTACAAACAATCAATTTTGAACCCAGAAGCCCAAGCTATCAAAGGGGCAATTATTAATCGGCTTGGCTATGATGAGGTAAACGACCTCAAGCTTGGTAAGTATTTTGAATTAACCATTGACGGGGTTAAGAACAAAGATGAAGCAGCTAAAAAGACTGACGAAATTTGTGATCAATTATTAGCAAACGTAAATATGGAAACCTATAAATATGAAATCGAGGAATTGGAGGCCGCAAAATGA
- the purC gene encoding phosphoribosylaminoimidazolesuccinocarboxamide synthase — MTELTKQDLLYKGKAKEMYSTEDPEVVWVHYMDQVTAFNGKKKVQMSGKGAANCNISSLIFKDLTANSIPNHFIEQIDDNNQLVKRVNIIPLETVVRNMASGSFERKFATEHLMKFEKPVVEFFYKSDELDDPFINESQAEALGVATPAQMTTMITIALQVNKRLKNIFLNMNIDLVDFKVEFGIDGTGNLILADEISPDSCRLIDKSTGNSLDKDVFRKGLGELVPVYDEILDRLKTVEA, encoded by the coding sequence ATGACAGAACTTACTAAGCAAGATTTACTTTATAAAGGCAAAGCAAAGGAAATGTATTCAACTGAGGACCCAGAAGTAGTTTGGGTTCACTATATGGACCAGGTCACTGCATTTAACGGTAAGAAAAAAGTTCAAATGAGTGGTAAAGGTGCTGCTAATTGCAATATCTCCAGCCTGATTTTCAAAGACCTAACAGCCAATAGCATTCCTAACCACTTTATCGAGCAAATTGATGACAACAACCAGTTGGTTAAACGAGTAAACATCATTCCATTGGAAACCGTAGTTCGGAACATGGCTTCAGGTAGTTTTGAAAGAAAGTTTGCCACTGAACATTTAATGAAATTCGAAAAACCGGTTGTGGAATTTTTCTATAAGAGTGATGAACTTGATGATCCATTTATTAATGAATCTCAAGCTGAAGCTCTCGGAGTTGCTACACCTGCTCAAATGACTACCATGATTACAATTGCTCTTCAGGTTAACAAACGCCTTAAAAATATTTTTTTGAATATGAACATTGATCTAGTTGATTTTAAGGTTGAATTTGGAATTGATGGCACTGGAAACCTAATCTTGGCAGACGAAATTTCACCTGATAGTTGTCGACTAATAGATAAATCAACTGGCAACTCACTTGATAAAGATGTGTTCCGTAAAGGTTTGGGAGAATTGGTTCCCGTTTATGATGAAATTCTAGACAGACTTAAAACTGTGGAGGCGTAA
- the purK gene encoding 5-(carboxyamino)imidazole ribonucleotide synthase, protein MNNALIKTILPPATIGIVGAGQLGQMMAQSAKEMGYKVIVLDPTPDAPAAQVSDFQIVADYDDHEAIMKLAKLSDVLTYEFENADENTLDEAKQYSELPQGTDLLRTTGNRLNEKNFLKDSGVPVVKFAEVTDESSLKKAVEITGYPAILKTVSGGYDGHGQMDINGKEDLFAAQKLYQGSRCILEAKIKFHAEASVMVTRAGNGEVVSFPLVENIHHNHILHTTIAPGRFSQSVHEQASEIAKKIAEKLNLFGVLGIEMFITEDGQVMVNELAPRPHNSGHYSIEACNVSQYEAHVRSICGLPIPKIEQYKPAVMRNILGNDLTTARELLINHPEWHFHDYGKAVFKPQRKMGHVTVVGDDQEKLLDTVAMLTGEN, encoded by the coding sequence GTGAACAACGCCTTGATTAAAACCATTCTCCCGCCAGCAACAATTGGAATCGTTGGAGCTGGCCAACTTGGACAAATGATGGCTCAAAGTGCTAAGGAAATGGGCTATAAGGTGATTGTCTTGGACCCAACGCCAGATGCACCTGCAGCTCAGGTTTCTGATTTCCAAATCGTTGCTGATTACGATGACCATGAAGCCATTATGAAATTAGCGAAACTCAGCGATGTTCTGACTTACGAATTTGAAAACGCTGATGAAAATACCTTGGATGAAGCTAAACAATACAGTGAACTTCCACAAGGAACAGACTTACTTAGAACAACAGGAAATCGGCTTAACGAAAAGAACTTTCTTAAGGATTCTGGGGTGCCAGTCGTTAAGTTTGCTGAGGTGACAGACGAGTCTTCACTGAAAAAAGCAGTTGAGATTACAGGCTACCCAGCAATTTTAAAGACTGTGTCTGGTGGCTATGACGGTCACGGTCAGATGGACATTAATGGCAAAGAAGATTTGTTTGCGGCCCAAAAGTTATATCAGGGCAGTCGTTGCATTTTGGAAGCTAAGATTAAATTTCACGCTGAAGCATCAGTTATGGTAACGAGAGCTGGAAATGGTGAGGTCGTTAGTTTCCCATTAGTTGAAAACATTCACCATAACCACATTCTCCATACAACCATTGCCCCTGGTAGATTTTCACAGTCAGTTCACGAACAGGCTAGTGAAATCGCCAAGAAGATTGCTGAAAAGCTTAATTTGTTCGGTGTTTTGGGAATCGAAATGTTTATCACTGAAGATGGCCAGGTGATGGTTAATGAACTTGCTCCTAGACCACACAATTCGGGTCACTATTCCATTGAAGCCTGCAACGTTTCTCAATATGAAGCTCACGTTCGTAGTATTTGTGGGTTACCAATCCCAAAGATTGAACAGTACAAACCAGCAGTTATGAGAAACATTCTTGGAAATGATTTAACGACTGCCCGTGAATTACTAATCAATCATCCAGAGTGGCATTTTCACGATTATGGTAAAGCAGTGTTCAAACCACAGCGGAAAATGGGCCACGTTACCGTTGTCGGTGATGATCAAGAAAAGTTATTAGACACAGTTGCAATGTTAACCGGTGAAAATTAA
- the purE gene encoding 5-(carboxyamino)imidazole ribonucleotide mutase, translated as MASEKVAVVMGSISDWDTMKLGCEVLDNLGIEYEKHIISAHRMPDELTSFGKEAEQNGFSVIIAGAGGAAHLPGMLAANTVLPVIGVPIKTRTLNGMDSLLSIVQMPFGAPVATVSIGDAGAKNAAILAVQVIARGNSSLRDKLLEFKQNQREEAKASEQRLD; from the coding sequence ATGGCTAGCGAAAAAGTTGCTGTAGTAATGGGATCAATTTCCGACTGGGACACAATGAAACTCGGATGTGAAGTGCTAGATAACTTAGGCATCGAATATGAAAAACACATAATTTCGGCTCACCGGATGCCTGATGAGTTGACATCGTTTGGTAAAGAAGCCGAACAAAACGGCTTTTCAGTGATAATTGCTGGGGCGGGTGGAGCTGCACATTTACCAGGAATGCTTGCTGCTAACACTGTCTTGCCTGTAATCGGTGTTCCAATTAAAACACGAACATTAAACGGAATGGATTCTTTGCTTTCAATTGTCCAAATGCCATTCGGTGCTCCGGTTGCAACTGTAAGCATCGGTGATGCAGGAGCTAAAAATGCGGCAATCCTAGCTGTCCAAGTAATCGCTAGAGGTAATTCATCACTAAGAGATAAATTGCTTGAATTTAAACAAAACCAACGCGAGGAGGCAAAGGCCAGTGAACAACGCCTTGATTAA
- a CDS encoding aldo/keto reductase, which produces MKYRTLGKTGFKVSEVSLGTWQLGGQWGTPLDSKDAMDTLEEAYNNGVNFFDTADGYQDGDSEYTVGKFLKTHPDVHFTTKIGRKDPLSVENFDKKHLNRYVEESLTNLGVDSLDMVLLHCPPMSVYYMPETFFALDELKKAGKIQNYGVSVERVEEGLKALSYDISAVEIIFNMFRLRPRDLFFEQAAKHNVGILARVPLASGLLTGKYTLDTKFPKEDHRTNNRNGEFFDKGETFSGVDYATGVKAASELKERLGTDNLAATALKFILMYDSVSTVIPGASKPNQIQRNTIASDEPSLTNEQMKIVNDVYDKYIKNPVEYLW; this is translated from the coding sequence ATGAAATATAGAACTTTAGGTAAAACTGGATTCAAAGTCAGCGAAGTTTCTCTGGGTACATGGCAGCTTGGTGGCCAATGGGGGACCCCATTGGATTCAAAGGATGCAATGGATACACTTGAGGAAGCTTATAATAACGGGGTAAACTTTTTTGATACCGCTGACGGTTATCAAGACGGTGATAGTGAATACACAGTTGGAAAATTTTTAAAAACTCATCCAGACGTTCATTTCACTACTAAAATCGGTCGTAAGGATCCCCTTTCCGTTGAGAACTTTGATAAAAAGCATTTAAATCGTTATGTAGAAGAGTCATTAACCAACCTTGGTGTCGATTCTCTTGATATGGTGCTTTTGCACTGTCCACCAATGAGTGTCTACTACATGCCAGAGACTTTCTTTGCATTGGACGAATTGAAGAAAGCTGGAAAGATTCAAAATTACGGAGTTAGTGTTGAACGCGTTGAAGAAGGTTTAAAGGCTCTAAGCTATGACATTTCAGCCGTAGAAATAATTTTCAATATGTTTAGACTTCGCCCAAGAGACCTTTTCTTCGAACAAGCCGCTAAACACAACGTAGGAATATTAGCCCGCGTTCCGTTAGCTAGTGGCCTCTTAACTGGAAAATATACCTTAGACACTAAATTTCCAAAGGAAGATCACAGAACAAATAACCGAAATGGCGAGTTTTTTGATAAGGGAGAGACATTCTCTGGCGTTGACTACGCTACCGGAGTAAAAGCAGCAAGTGAACTTAAGGAGCGTCTCGGAACTGATAACTTAGCTGCAACAGCATTGAAATTCATTTTGATGTATGACTCTGTTTCAACGGTTATTCCCGGTGCAAGTAAGCCTAATCAAATTCAAAGAAATACAATTGCCTCTGATGAGCCAAGTTTAACCAATGAACAGATGAAAATTGTTAATGATGTTTACGACAAGTACATTAAGAACCCAGTTGAATATTTGTGGTAG
- a CDS encoding ferritin-like domain-containing protein: MQSPAELFAEEVKQADIDHHTPTAGAMIGHIVSNLVVLANKLQLVKWYAKGPQAPVIKQQAAKLLVQAQQQKDQLGTLLVDENLLTPTTTKEFSEYAMLEENGQNKYESAEWQIENLVRDYDTENLFITRAIKLADKEERPVVGQFLIGLLGENNHNIAELQAMLGNDPREGLEEEEL; the protein is encoded by the coding sequence ATGCAAAGCCCAGCAGAGTTATTCGCAGAAGAAGTAAAGCAAGCAGATATTGATCACCATACCCCAACGGCCGGGGCGATGATTGGCCATATCGTTAGTAATTTGGTAGTTTTAGCTAATAAGCTACAATTAGTCAAATGGTATGCTAAAGGACCACAGGCGCCAGTTATTAAGCAACAGGCAGCAAAATTACTTGTGCAAGCGCAGCAGCAAAAAGATCAACTAGGTACGTTGCTAGTGGATGAGAATCTATTGACGCCAACTACGACTAAGGAATTTAGTGAGTATGCAATGCTTGAGGAAAACGGTCAGAATAAGTATGAGAGTGCCGAATGGCAAATCGAAAACTTGGTTCGCGATTATGATACGGAAAACTTGTTCATTACTAGAGCAATTAAGTTGGCGGATAAGGAAGAACGCCCGGTGGTAGGCCAATTTTTGATTGGATTACTAGGTGAAAACAACCATAACATTGCGGAATTGCAGGCAATGTTGGGTAATGATCCGAGGGAGGGGTTGGAGGAGGAGGAACTGTAG
- a CDS encoding heavy-metal-associated domain-containing protein, which produces MSKAILQLDALSCPSCMQKIQGALEKQAGVSTVKVLFNAAKVKTEFDSSEISADALAKTVSDLGYEVQNMKVKED; this is translated from the coding sequence ATGAGTAAAGCAATCTTACAATTAGACGCATTGTCATGCCCTTCATGTATGCAAAAGATTCAAGGTGCTCTTGAAAAGCAAGCGGGAGTTTCAACAGTTAAAGTTTTATTTAATGCCGCAAAGGTAAAAACAGAGTTTGATAGCAGTGAAATTAGTGCTGATGCATTGGCAAAAACTGTTAGTGATTTAGGTTACGAAGTTCAAAATATGAAGGTTAAGGAGGACTAA
- a CDS encoding heavy metal translocating P-type ATPase has translation MKFSKYIYKHTNEITIASAILIGIAFAGHLLGNESIVATFFLIASIIAATPIILKAVSALRYRVIGIELLVSIAVIGAILIGEFEESAIVTFLFLFGTFLEEKTLGKTRNSIKALTDLAPKTATLVTDYGEVEEDVDFIDEGDVVIVKAGNQIPVDGRVIEGTANVNEASVTGESKLVEKTTGSDTFAGTIVDNGTIKIETTKAGEDTTFGKIVELVEEAQDTKSHAEKFIDHFAKYYTPAVLMIAFVVWLITRDVPLAITVLVLGCPGALVIGAPVSSVAGIGNGAHNGALIKGGEVMDTLSKADVMVFDKTGTLTKGHPEVVSFKNYEATDEYLDYFAQIERQSEHPLAKAIADYLDSQGTQTANQLEKVASVDTIKGKGVKAQINSGDVLIGNPKLLADYAIDLSSEQHADYEKMTSAGQSVSIATIAGKVSAMFGIADAIRPEVKEELATLKEMGIKQLVMLTGDNAATAQIVADQLGIDEVHAELLPDEKVEYVKKMQAAGLKVVFVGDGINDSPSLVTADIGIAMGAGTDVAIETSDVVLMSSKFGELVHAYGISKQTVRNTWENIIIAVGTVVFLLVGLIFGYIYMASGMFVHEASILVVIFNAMRLIKYRPKSQQVDKNLMQVNLNESGNH, from the coding sequence ATGAAATTTTCAAAATATATCTATAAACATACAAATGAAATTACCATTGCTTCGGCAATTCTGATTGGGATTGCCTTTGCTGGTCACTTGTTGGGAAATGAATCGATCGTTGCAACGTTCTTTTTAATTGCTTCGATAATTGCTGCTACGCCAATCATTTTAAAGGCTGTTTCAGCACTACGATATCGAGTGATTGGGATTGAACTCCTCGTTAGCATCGCAGTAATCGGGGCTATTTTAATTGGGGAGTTTGAAGAGTCGGCGATTGTCACCTTCCTATTCTTATTTGGAACTTTTCTTGAGGAAAAAACACTTGGAAAGACTAGAAATTCGATTAAAGCGTTAACCGACTTGGCACCAAAGACGGCCACACTAGTGACTGATTATGGTGAAGTTGAAGAAGACGTGGATTTCATTGATGAAGGAGACGTAGTTATCGTCAAGGCTGGTAATCAAATTCCGGTTGACGGTCGTGTGATTGAAGGTACAGCAAACGTTAACGAAGCAAGCGTTACGGGTGAATCAAAGCTAGTTGAGAAGACTACGGGTTCAGACACGTTTGCTGGAACAATTGTTGATAATGGAACCATAAAGATCGAAACTACCAAAGCAGGCGAAGACACTACGTTTGGAAAAATCGTGGAATTGGTTGAAGAAGCTCAGGACACTAAATCGCATGCAGAGAAGTTCATTGACCATTTTGCTAAGTACTACACACCAGCAGTATTGATGATTGCGTTTGTGGTGTGGCTCATTACTAGGGATGTCCCTTTAGCAATCACCGTTTTGGTTTTGGGTTGTCCAGGGGCCCTCGTTATTGGAGCTCCCGTTTCTAGTGTTGCCGGAATTGGTAATGGTGCTCATAACGGTGCTTTGATCAAGGGCGGCGAAGTAATGGATACTTTGAGTAAGGCTGACGTGATGGTGTTTGATAAGACCGGTACCTTGACTAAAGGCCACCCAGAAGTAGTTTCATTTAAAAACTATGAGGCAACAGATGAATACCTAGACTATTTTGCCCAGATTGAACGGCAGTCTGAACACCCATTAGCCAAAGCGATTGCTGATTATTTGGATTCACAAGGAACGCAAACTGCAAACCAACTAGAAAAGGTTGCTAGTGTTGATACAATTAAGGGAAAGGGAGTTAAGGCACAGATTAATTCTGGGGATGTGTTGATTGGTAATCCTAAACTATTGGCAGATTATGCGATTGATTTATCTAGCGAACAACATGCTGATTACGAAAAAATGACTTCGGCTGGTCAGTCAGTTTCGATTGCAACGATTGCTGGTAAGGTTAGTGCAATGTTTGGAATTGCAGATGCAATTAGGCCTGAAGTCAAGGAAGAACTTGCCACTCTAAAAGAAATGGGAATTAAGCAATTGGTGATGCTGACTGGAGATAATGCCGCAACTGCCCAAATCGTGGCTGATCAGCTAGGAATCGATGAGGTTCATGCAGAACTGTTACCCGATGAGAAAGTTGAATATGTTAAAAAGATGCAGGCCGCCGGGCTAAAAGTTGTCTTTGTTGGTGATGGTATTAATGACAGCCCTTCACTAGTAACGGCGGACATTGGAATCGCAATGGGAGCGGGAACTGACGTGGCAATTGAAACATCAGACGTAGTTTTGATGTCATCTAAATTTGGCGAGTTAGTTCACGCCTACGGAATTTCAAAGCAAACTGTTAGAAATACTTGGGAAAACATTATTATTGCTGTTGGTACGGTTGTGTTTTTACTAGTCGGATTGATTTTTGGATACATCTACATGGCTAGCGGAATGTTTGTCCATGAAGCAAGTATCCTGGTGGTTATTTTCAACGCGATGAGATTAATAAAGTATCGACCAAAAAGTCAGCAAGTTGATAAAAACTTGATGCAGGTCAATTTAAACGAATCTGGAAACCATTAA
- a CDS encoding NAD(P)H-binding protein, which yields MKITVIGATGRVGSTIVKKLTNAPDVEVFAGARSPEKVDKGNNVTPFKIDLHASPEIINEELPESDVIIFAAGSGGKDLLQVDLNGAVKVMRGAEHKGIRRFIMLSSRDSLDLEAFSEPDASPLTNYLIAKHYADKWLMNNTDLDFTILQPTSLTEEPGTGKITLGQFTSSTNTIDDVAETLITIIKNERTIRKVLAMSNGDTPIEDAVLAI from the coding sequence ATGAAAATCACTGTGATTGGAGCCACCGGTCGTGTAGGTTCTACAATCGTAAAAAAGTTGACCAACGCCCCAGATGTTGAAGTATTTGCAGGCGCCCGGAGTCCCGAAAAAGTTGACAAGGGTAATAACGTTACCCCGTTCAAAATTGACCTGCACGCATCTCCAGAGATAATTAATGAGGAGTTACCAGAAAGTGATGTTATCATTTTCGCAGCAGGCTCAGGTGGTAAGGACTTACTTCAAGTTGACCTCAATGGCGCCGTTAAGGTAATGCGGGGAGCTGAACATAAAGGAATCCGTCGATTTATTATGCTTAGTTCTCGAGATTCATTAGATCTTGAAGCATTCAGCGAACCAGACGCATCTCCTTTGACTAACTACCTAATCGCTAAACATTACGCTGACAAATGGTTAATGAACAACACTGACCTTGACTTTACAATTCTCCAGCCAACTTCATTAACTGAAGAACCCGGAACAGGAAAAATCACACTAGGGCAATTCACTTCAAGTACCAACACAATTGATGACGTGGCGGAAACACTGATTACGATCATTAAGAATGAAAGAACTATCCGCAAAGTACTTGCTATGAGCAACGGGGATACACCGATTGAAGATGCTGTACTAGCGATTTAA
- a CDS encoding ammonium transporter: MSLANTSFVILSSILVLFMTPGLAFFYGGLVSKRNVVNTMLSVFIMTGVAILLWIIVGYSLSFSGDHFGFIGDLNHFFMHGFKADSLTATKIPESIYSLFQMMFAIITPALFVGAVVGRIKFNFLLVFLIVWSILVYYPMVHMVWSTGGILAKLGTLDFAGGTVVHINAGVTAFVLSAFLGKRIHYGDIPHTHYNLPWVLLGTAILWIGWYGFNAGSALAVNNVAVAAVVTTTVSTGTAMVTWMILDMIISGKPTLVGVCTGTLCGLVGITPAAGFVTIPGAFAIGILATLASYFFVSQLKDRIGIDDALDAFGCHGISGIVGSIATGLFATKSVNPIVTSNGLFYGGGWKLLGIQITATLFTIVFVIIACSIIIKGLSLVMPMRVNRKEEELGLDKGEHGEEVDYTIEMSQDIDTYRSDLSVYSKEFRGQIGQLTKHSDPD, from the coding sequence ATGAGTTTGGCTAACACATCATTCGTTATACTTTCCAGTATCTTAGTATTATTTATGACTCCAGGCCTGGCATTTTTCTATGGTGGTCTAGTTTCAAAAAGAAACGTAGTCAATACAATGCTATCTGTTTTCATAATGACTGGAGTAGCAATTTTACTTTGGATCATCGTTGGCTACTCATTATCATTCAGCGGTGACCACTTTGGATTCATCGGTGATTTGAATCACTTCTTTATGCACGGATTTAAAGCTGATAGTCTTACAGCTACTAAAATCCCTGAAAGCATCTACTCTTTGTTTCAGATGATGTTTGCAATCATTACCCCCGCACTATTCGTTGGTGCGGTTGTCGGCAGAATCAAATTCAATTTCTTATTAGTTTTTTTGATTGTCTGGTCAATTTTGGTTTATTACCCTATGGTGCACATGGTTTGGAGTACAGGCGGCATTCTTGCTAAACTAGGCACCCTTGATTTTGCAGGTGGAACTGTCGTCCACATCAATGCCGGAGTTACAGCATTCGTTCTATCAGCATTTCTTGGCAAAAGAATTCACTATGGTGATATCCCTCACACCCATTACAACCTTCCATGGGTACTTCTAGGAACCGCAATTCTTTGGATTGGTTGGTATGGATTCAACGCCGGTTCAGCCTTGGCGGTCAACAACGTAGCCGTTGCCGCGGTAGTCACCACCACGGTCTCAACTGGGACTGCAATGGTAACTTGGATGATTCTTGACATGATTATTTCTGGAAAACCAACGTTAGTCGGGGTATGTACGGGAACGCTTTGTGGTTTAGTTGGGATTACCCCCGCAGCTGGTTTCGTAACCATCCCCGGAGCATTTGCCATCGGAATTCTTGCCACACTAGCAAGTTACTTCTTTGTATCTCAATTAAAAGACCGAATCGGAATTGACGATGCTCTAGACGCCTTTGGTTGTCACGGAATTAGTGGAATCGTTGGTAGTATTGCGACTGGCTTGTTTGCCACTAAAAGTGTTAACCCTATCGTTACTTCAAACGGCTTGTTTTATGGGGGTGGCTGGAAACTACTCGGAATCCAAATCACAGCTACTTTATTTACCATCGTATTTGTAATTATCGCCTGCTCCATCATCATTAAGGGGCTTTCTCTAGTTATGCCAATGCGCGTCAACCGAAAAGAAGAAGAGCTAGGATTGGATAAAGGTGAACATGGTGAAGAAGTTGATTACACTATTGAGATGTCACAAGACATCGATACGTATCGCAGTGATCTCAGTGTTTACAGTAAAGAATTCCGCGGCCAGATTGGTCAGTTGACTAAGCATTCAGATCCAGATTGA
- a CDS encoding 8-oxo-dGTP diphosphatase, which produces MTYSRSEPIEMVNMCMIYNPETNEVLVEDKTDVTWKFGHTFPGGHVDNRERLYDAMVREVFEETGLTVKNLELCGNVEWFDTNPDYRRIGFLYRTSDLSGELKQSEEGKNFWMNLDDLTEENTADSFMEMLEIFTKPHVVDAFSNEMNGHLSLNPKQ; this is translated from the coding sequence ATGACTTATTCACGTTCTGAACCAATTGAAATGGTTAATATGTGCATGATTTATAACCCCGAAACTAACGAAGTGCTAGTAGAGGATAAAACTGACGTTACTTGGAAATTCGGTCACACTTTCCCCGGCGGCCATGTTGATAACCGCGAACGCCTTTATGATGCTATGGTCAGGGAAGTATTTGAGGAAACTGGGCTAACAGTTAAAAACCTTGAGCTGTGTGGTAACGTTGAGTGGTTTGATACTAACCCTGATTATCGCAGAATTGGCTTTCTATATAGAACCAGCGACTTGTCTGGTGAGCTTAAGCAAAGCGAAGAAGGTAAGAACTTCTGGATGAATCTCGATGACCTAACTGAAGAAAATACGGCAGATAGTTTTATGGAAATGCTCGAAATCTTCACTAAACCACACGTAGTTGATGCTTTTTCAAACGAAATGAACGGTCATTTATCACTAAATCCTAAACAATAA
- a CDS encoding ArsR/SmtB family transcription factor, with the protein MDEEQSRKLYHITRALNNPIRLQILYSLLNNGHQNVTALVNQVKVSQPAVSHHIRILADSALVCFHTHGKEKFFDLADDHVKQILEILSSHLTE; encoded by the coding sequence ATGGACGAAGAACAAAGCCGCAAATTGTATCACATCACCCGCGCACTCAATAACCCAATCCGATTGCAAATCTTGTATAGTTTGCTCAATAATGGCCACCAGAACGTCACTGCACTAGTAAACCAAGTGAAGGTCAGCCAGCCAGCCGTATCGCACCATATTCGTATTCTTGCCGACTCTGCACTTGTTTGTTTCCACACCCATGGAAAGGAAAAATTCTTTGATTTGGCTGATGATCACGTGAAGCAAATACTGGAAATCTTAAGTTCACATTTAACTGAGTAA